The stretch of DNA TTTGTTGGAATTGATCCACTGGGAAGGATTCTCAAAAACAATAGCAGGAATAGGGGTGACGTAACCAGCGGCCTTCAGTCTTTCATACAGTTGGgttatgggttcagcaattggggtgtattgtctgggagtTTTTCGGTCAAAATTTGGacgtggctttgggtagttttgacGGGCGGGtagaggtgaatggtaatatgcaggttgtGTGTTATAGGTACGGTAggtggtggcagggtattggtattttgggggtgagggttgatatgtgggtggaggtgtttggtatgtgaggggagacttcgggccctgggctaccatcacagCGCCCACTTCTTTCTTTTTCGAGATACCTCCTGATTGCAAGGCTTTATTTATGGCTTGCATCACCTTAAAATTAGTCACCATCCcattcttgattccttcttctattctctatcctaacttgatgatgtctgagaacttgtgattctcaataaccatcaacctttcataatactgcggatcttgagctctaacaaagaacttgttcattttcTCTTCTTCAAGCGCTAACCTTACCTTTGCGGCTTCTGACCTCCAACGAGTAACATACTCGCAGAAGTtttctgtcggcttcttcttgaggttttggatatagaaaatgtctggcgcgttctctgtgttgaacctgaatctgtccatgaaatctgatgccatacttacccaatttgcccacttcttcgggttttgactgatataccaagacaaggcATCTCCTGTAAGACTTCATATGAATAGTTTCATGC from Nicotiana tomentosiformis chromosome 11, ASM39032v3, whole genome shotgun sequence encodes:
- the LOC138902023 gene encoding uncharacterized protein encodes the protein MAEELKKLTGVVRSVEGGKGIEGLNYEDLCIQPDVELPEGYKPSKFEMFDGTGDLKVYLRIYYDKLVRVGDALSWYISQNPKKWANWVSMASDFMDRFRFNTENAPDIFYIQNLKKKPTENFCEYVTRWRSEAAKVRLALEEEKMNKFFVRAQDPQYYERLMVIENHKFSDIIKLG